One window of the Pseudomonas sp. S04 genome contains the following:
- a CDS encoding DUF2937 family protein — MLLSYVRLVLFAIGLLVGVQVPGFINDYAKRVEAHLIESQTGLQGFQNTAEQFFKGDLQALVAHYRASEDPIFRSDADSLNTLLTRQVALDKQFQAMQGPWYIRVLQVALAADPDIRQETWNGYSYQILLTPEAMAWGLGGAMLLSFGLECLFRLIDWVVLGGKRLRQSRPIEERDLRGL; from the coding sequence ATGTTGCTCAGTTATGTGCGTCTGGTGTTGTTTGCCATCGGCCTGTTGGTGGGCGTCCAGGTGCCTGGTTTCATCAATGACTACGCCAAGCGGGTCGAAGCCCACCTGATCGAGTCGCAGACCGGCCTGCAAGGTTTCCAGAACACCGCCGAGCAGTTTTTCAAGGGTGACCTGCAAGCGCTGGTGGCCCACTACCGCGCCAGCGAAGACCCGATCTTTCGCAGCGACGCCGACAGCCTGAACACCTTGCTCACCCGCCAGGTGGCGTTGGACAAGCAGTTCCAGGCCATGCAAGGCCCGTGGTACATCCGCGTCCTGCAAGTGGCGTTGGCGGCCGATCCGGACATTCGCCAGGAAACCTGGAACGGCTACAGCTACCAGATCCTGCTGACCCCCGAAGCCATGGCCTGGGGCCTGGGCGGGGCGATGCTGCTGTCGTTCGGCCTGGAATGCCTGTTCCGCCTGATCGACTGGGTGGTGCTGGGCGGCAAGCGCCTGCGCCAGAGCCGGCCGATTGAAGAGCGGGATTTGCGCGGGTTGTAA
- a CDS encoding class II glutamine amidotransferase has translation MCELLGMSANVPTDIVFSFTGLMQRGGRTGPHRDGWGIAFYEGRGLRLFQDPAASCDSEVAQLVQRYPIKSEVVIGHIRQANVGKVCLSNTHPFVRELWGRNWCFAHNGQLAGFQPTASFYRPVGDTDSEAAFCDLLNRVRAAFPEPVEVEQLLPSLVAACAEYRSKGVFNCLLSDGDWLFCYCSTKLAQITRRAPFGPARLKDVDVIVDFQAETTPNDVVTVIATEPLTENETWTRYEPGQWSLWRRGECVSHGQTE, from the coding sequence ATGTGTGAGTTATTGGGCATGAGCGCCAATGTCCCGACCGATATCGTGTTCAGCTTTACCGGGCTGATGCAGCGCGGCGGGCGCACCGGTCCGCACCGCGATGGCTGGGGCATCGCCTTTTACGAAGGTCGTGGCCTGCGCTTGTTCCAGGACCCGGCGGCGAGTTGCGATTCAGAAGTCGCGCAACTGGTGCAGCGTTATCCGATCAAGAGCGAAGTGGTGATCGGCCATATCCGCCAGGCCAACGTCGGCAAGGTCTGCCTGTCCAACACCCATCCCTTCGTGCGTGAGTTGTGGGGACGCAACTGGTGTTTCGCGCATAACGGCCAGCTCGCCGGGTTCCAGCCGACGGCCAGTTTTTACCGGCCGGTGGGCGATACCGACAGCGAAGCGGCGTTCTGCGATTTGCTCAACCGAGTGCGTGCCGCCTTCCCCGAGCCGGTGGAGGTCGAGCAGTTGCTGCCGAGCCTGGTGGCCGCCTGCGCCGAATACCGCAGCAAGGGCGTGTTCAACTGCCTGCTGAGCGACGGCGATTGGCTGTTCTGCTATTGCTCGACCAAGCTGGCGCAGATCACCCGCCGCGCCCCCTTTGGCCCGGCGCGCCTGAAGGACGTGGACGTGATTGTCGACTTCCAGGCCGAGACCACTCCCAACGATGTGGTGACCGTGATCGCCACCGAGCCGTTGACCGAAAACGAAACCTGGACTCGCTACGAACCGGGCCAATGGAGCCTGTGGCGGCGCGGCGAATGCGTCAGCCACGGCCAGACCGAATAG